TGACCCAGTAGAAGGTGGTCAGCGGCATGCGCGTCAGGCCCATCACCAGGTTGATGACGAAGAACGGAAACAGCGGGATCAGCCGCAGGGTGAAGAGGTAGAAGGCCCCCTCGCGGCGGATGCCGGCGTTGATGCGCTCGAGCTGGGTGGCGAAGCGCCGCTCCAGCGGCTCCTGGGCCAGGGTCCGGGCGATCAGCGCCGCCAGGGTGGCGCCCAGGCTGCTGGCGAAGGAGATGAGCAGCAGTCCCCAGCCGAAGCCGAACAGGGCGCCACCGAGCAGGGTCAGCAGGGTCGCGCCGGGCAGCGACAGTGCCGCCATCACCACGTAGATGACGAAGAAGCCCCCGGCCACCGTGAAGGGGTCCTCGGCCAGCCAGGCCTGGAAGCGGGCCTGTTCGGTCTTCAGGTTGTCCAGGGTCAGCAACTGGTCGGCCCCGCTGAGGAAGAACGCCGCGAAGGCGAGGACAATGAGGCTGAGCAGTATCAGGCGTCGCTTGGTCAATTCGGTCACTCCCTGTGAAACCCCGTCGCTGGTCAGGACAACGCTCTCGGTCGCGGCGACATCGGAATCCTTACAATCCAGACTTGTAAGGATTCCCACTTCCATCGGACTATTGAATCTACATCCTTCAGACAGGGAGCAACACCATGACCAGCACGCCCACTGTCCGCCGGTGGGGTACTATCCTGCTCATCGCCGCTCTGACATCCCCTGCCCTGGCCGCCGAGACCGCGAGCGCCGTCTTCGCCGGCGGCTGCTTCTGGTGCATGGAACAGGCCTACGACAAGGTCGAGGGCGTGGTCGAGACCACCTCCGGCTTCAGCGGGGGCCACGTGGAAGACCCGACCTACGAGCAGGTCTCCGCCGGGGGCACCGGCCATATCGAGGTGGTCAAGGTCGACTACGACCCCGATGAGGTCGACTACGCCACCCTGCTCCATGTCTTCTGGCGCAACATCGACCCCTTCGCCGTGGACCGCCAGTTCTGCGACGAGGGCCGCACCTACCGGAGCGCCCTCTTCCCCATGAACGACGCCCAGCGCGAGCAGGCCGAGGCCAGCCGCCAGGCCGTGGCTGAACGCTTCGACCAGGACATCGCCACCGAGATCATCGATTTCGAGGCCTTCTACCCGGCCGGGGACTACCACCAGGACTTCTACGAGGAGAACTCGCTGCGCTACAACTTCTACAAGTCGGCCTGCGGGCGCTCGGAGCGGCTCAAGGAGATCTGGGGCGACGAGGCCGAACCCAGCGGTCGCCACTGAGCCACGGGTCAGTCGGTCGCGCAGCCGGCCAGGCCCTCGCCGCCACGCCGCTCGTCGCGCCACAGGCGCAGGGCGATCGACAGCGTCAGGCCCAGCACCAGCCAGGACCCCAGCACCACCCCCGGCCAGCCCGCGCTGCGCCAGAACGGCTCGAGCCAGAGCCCGCCGAGGCTCGCCCCCGTGTAGTAGAACACCAGGTAGAGGGCCGAGGCGCTGCCGCGCGCCCGCCTCGCCTGGCGCCCCACCCAGCTGGACGCCATGGCATGAGCCAGGAAGAAGCCGAAGGCGTTGACCGTCAGCCCGGCCAGGATGAGTGCCAGCGACCCGGCGAGTGTCATCAGGGTCCCGCCCATCAGTACCAGGGTGCCCAGGGCCATGCAGGCCGGCGGCGACAGCCGGCGCGACAGCCGGCCCGAGAGACTCGAGCCCAGGGTGCCCCCCAGATAGGTGAGAAACAGCAGTCCCAGCCAGCGGGCCCCCAGCCCGAAGGGCGCCTCCGCCAGGCGGAAGGCGATATAGCTGTACTGGTTGATGAACACCAGGAAGTTCAGCCCGCCGAGCAGGTAGGCGCCCCTGAGCCAGGGATTGCGCAGGTGGGCGGCGAGGCCCGAGACGGCCTCGCCGAGGTGGAAGGGCTGCGGGGCGAAGTGCCGCGCCGGGGGCAGCAGCCGCCAGAACAGGGCCACGCCCACCAGGGTCAACCCGCCGACCGCCAGGAAACTCAGCGACACCCCGCCCGCCTCCGCGACCACGCCGCCAATCACCCGCCCGCTGATGCCGCCCAGGGAGTTGGCGCCGATATAGAGCCCCACCGCCGGGAGCAGTGCCGGAGGCTCGAACTCGTCACCCATCCAGGCGATCGCCACCGCCGGCAGCCCGCCCAGCACGAAGCCCTGCAGGGCGCGCAGCACCAGCAGGACCTCGAAACTCGGCGCCAGGGCCAGGCCCAGCGACAGGGCCGCGGCCAGCAGCAGGGTGACGCGCATGATCCCGGCGCGGCCGATGGCATCCGACAGGGGCCCGAAGACCAGCAGGGACGCCGCCAGGGCCAGGGTGGAGACCGCCATGACCAGGTTGGCCGCCAGGGTGGAGACGCCATGGGCCTCACGCAGGGACGGCAGCAGCGGCTGCGGCACGTAGAGATTGATGAAGACGAGAAAGGAGCCGAGGCATAGCGCCAGGGTGGCACGCCACCAGGCATGGCTGTGGACGTCGATCATGGTCACCTCCGGGTTGGCAGCGCATGATCACCGGCGCACAATGATAAGCCAAACAGAAGATAGTGATGGCATCCATCGGATCGGCTTATGACCCTACCCTTCGACCTGCGGACCCTCGAGGTCTTCCTCGCAGTGGTGGACCGGGGCGGCTTCAGCGCGGCCGCCCGCGAGCGGCACGTGGCCCAGTCCGCGGTCAGCCAGACCATCGCCAACCTCGAGCGCCGCCTGGGGCTGACGCTGTTCCAGCGCCATGAGCGACGCATCACCCTCACCCCGGAGGGTGACGCCCTCGTCGACCATGCCCGGGCCCTGGTCGAGCGGGCCGAGGCCGCCCATCTGGCGATGCGCGAGCTCCACGACCTGGTCAAGGGGGAGCTGCGCATCGGCATCCCCTCGATGCTGGGCTCCTACTATTTCCCGCCGCTGCTGATGGGCTTCAAGTCGCGCTATCCCGGCCTTCGCCTCACCGTGGTGGAGGCCGGGGCACGCCGCCTGCAACAGATGATCGCCGCCGGCGAGCTGGATCTCGGCGTGGTCATCGACGACGGGGCCAGCCGCCACCTGACACGGCGTCACCTGGTGCGGGAGGAGATGGTGGTCTGCGTGCCCCGGGATCACCCCTTCGCCGGCCGGACGAGCATCCCGCCGGCGGCGTTCTTCGCCGAGCCGCTGGTGCTCTTCCAGGACGGCTACTTCCACCGGGAATTCGTCGACGCCCTGGCCCGGGAGCGCGGCGCCGAGGCCGACGTCGCCTTCGAGTCGAACCTGATCCCGCTGACCAAGGCGATCGTCCGCCGGGGCTTCGGGATCACCACCTTCCTGCGCCGGGTGGTGGAGGAACCGGAGCTGGCGGCGGTATCCTTCGACCCGCCCACCTGGCTCGACCTGTCGCTGGCCTGGGCCGAGGGCGCCTACCTGTCCCGTGCCGAGCAGGCCTTCGTCGACTTCGTGCTGGCCAACCGCTGAGGCGCCGGGCTCACCCCTCGCCGCTGGCCAGCATCCGGGGCTCGAGGCGCCTCGCCAGGTGCACGGTATCCAGCGGCCGGCGGGCCTGCCAGTAATGGCGTCGCCAGTAGCGGTTGTCCAGGGAGGAGAGCTTGACGCCGCGGGAGGTGGAGGCGTGCAGGAAGCGGCCCTCGCCGACGTAGATGCCGACGTGGCGATTCACCCCGGGGGGACGGAAGAACACCAGGTCCCCCGGCCTCAAGGCTTCCCGAGCCACCGGCTCGCCCTCGTACACCTGCTGCAGGGTCGTGCGCGGCAGCTCGAGGCGGAAGGTGTCGGCGAACACGTGCTGCACCAGGGCCGAGCAGTCGATGCCCCGCCGGGTGGTGCCGCCCAGTCGATAGGGGGTGCCCAGCCAGCGCCGGTGCTGGGCCAGCAGGGCGCGCCGGATCAACGCCGGCGGCGGGTTGCGCAGCCCCCGGGCGGCGAGGATGGGGTTGTCGACCGGCGACATCCGCGGCCCGCGGTCGAGCCCCGGCAGGTCACGGGCGAAATAGTCCTCCACGGGCTCGGGGCCGCCACCCGAGGCGGCACAGCCGGCCAGCAGGGTCAGTGACAGCACCGCCAGGAGGTGACGACATGATCTCGGGCCTCGCATCCCTGCTTGCACTCCTCTCTTCACGCTTCCACGCAACCGGGTCCCGCGGCCGGGCAGGCAATCGCCGCATGATAGCCATCCCGGGGCGCGCTGGCGAGCCCCCCTCAATGGAGCTGGCGGCCGTCGCCGGGCAGGGTGTCCACGTGCATCGGCGCCCAGTGCCGGGGCCGCGCCCCGGGAAAGTCGAGGCTCGCCCAGGGACCGGCCAGGGGCGGGGCGGCGACCAGCCAGCTCACCAGGGCCTGGCGGAAGCCGGCCAGGAAGGCCTCGCGCTCCGCCGTCTCGCCCATGAAGA
The Halomonas sp. M4R1S46 DNA segment above includes these coding regions:
- a CDS encoding LysR family transcriptional regulator, with protein sequence MTLPFDLRTLEVFLAVVDRGGFSAAARERHVAQSAVSQTIANLERRLGLTLFQRHERRITLTPEGDALVDHARALVERAEAAHLAMRELHDLVKGELRIGIPSMLGSYYFPPLLMGFKSRYPGLRLTVVEAGARRLQQMIAAGELDLGVVIDDGASRHLTRRHLVREEMVVCVPRDHPFAGRTSIPPAAFFAEPLVLFQDGYFHREFVDALARERGAEADVAFESNLIPLTKAIVRRGFGITTFLRRVVEEPELAAVSFDPPTWLDLSLAWAEGAYLSRAEQAFVDFVLANR
- a CDS encoding C40 family peptidase; the protein is MRGPRSCRHLLAVLSLTLLAGCAASGGGPEPVEDYFARDLPGLDRGPRMSPVDNPILAARGLRNPPPALIRRALLAQHRRWLGTPYRLGGTTRRGIDCSALVQHVFADTFRLELPRTTLQQVYEGEPVAREALRPGDLVFFRPPGVNRHVGIYVGEGRFLHASTSRGVKLSSLDNRYWRRHYWQARRPLDTVHLARRLEPRMLASGEG
- a CDS encoding MFS transporter — protein: MIDVHSHAWWRATLALCLGSFLVFINLYVPQPLLPSLREAHGVSTLAANLVMAVSTLALAASLLVFGPLSDAIGRAGIMRVTLLLAAALSLGLALAPSFEVLLVLRALQGFVLGGLPAVAIAWMGDEFEPPALLPAVGLYIGANSLGGISGRVIGGVVAEAGGVSLSFLAVGGLTLVGVALFWRLLPPARHFAPQPFHLGEAVSGLAAHLRNPWLRGAYLLGGLNFLVFINQYSYIAFRLAEAPFGLGARWLGLLFLTYLGGTLGSSLSGRLSRRLSPPACMALGTLVLMGGTLMTLAGSLALILAGLTVNAFGFFLAHAMASSWVGRQARRARGSASALYLVFYYTGASLGGLWLEPFWRSAGWPGVVLGSWLVLGLTLSIALRLWRDERRGGEGLAGCATD
- the msrA gene encoding peptide-methionine (S)-S-oxide reductase MsrA, whose protein sequence is MTSTPTVRRWGTILLIAALTSPALAAETASAVFAGGCFWCMEQAYDKVEGVVETTSGFSGGHVEDPTYEQVSAGGTGHIEVVKVDYDPDEVDYATLLHVFWRNIDPFAVDRQFCDEGRTYRSALFPMNDAQREQAEASRQAVAERFDQDIATEIIDFEAFYPAGDYHQDFYEENSLRYNFYKSACGRSERLKEIWGDEAEPSGRH